The genomic window ATCTTCACATCTGGTCTTACATTATGCAAGCCTTCAGCAAAAATTAAAAAAGGATACATAGCATATCTTTGATAATAAGGTCCTTCATTATAATATCCATCAGGCGAAAAAGGCTCTTCTATATTGGCTAAAAACCCAGCTTTTCCGTCCTTATTAATATAACCACCATCATCATCTTTGGCGGTTTTATCCATTTCTAAATCTTTAATCCCGTATAAAGCTCGATTGATTAACTCTTCATCATTCATTACCAAACCAATCATACCAACTGCTGCATTTCCCCATGTACTATGGTTATGTACTCTGTTGTAAAACTGAGGGTTTTCTATAGAAATATAATCTGCAAAAGGCTTAAATAAATTAGTTTCTAACTTGTTCCTTTCTTCTTCAGTTAAATAATCATAAACACAATCATAAGCCTGACTCACATACACCAACCAGTTAGAATCGTTTAAACATTGCCAAAACAACTTGCCTCTCGCATAAGATCTTGTTTTAGGATGCTTAGGCAATCCTTTATACATACCCTCGTATTGCATAAGCATATCTTTTACATACTTTGCATACTTTTCATCATCTAAAATTTGATATAAAACTCCTGCTTTTTGCAAAACAATCATGTTACGTTTATGACGCACATGAGTATAACCACCAGAATAGTCTTTTGGTGTTGGTGTATCGATACCTAATTCAATTTCGGCATCAATTTCTTCTTGAACTTCTTTTAAAGTATTATCAAAAATTGGAATATTACCCAATTGCGCTCTAATCTCCCTAACTCCTTGTTTTGTAAGAATTAAATTGGGATGACCTCCTTCAGTCTCTGTAGAAACCATTTCACTTTTTTCATTCGACACTTGCTCCTTACAAGAAAACATAACGATTAAAACGAGTATTAAACTGAGTAAATTGACTCTTGATTTTTTCATTTTTTTTAGAAAAGGTTTAATTGGTTTACCAAATTGGTTTACCAAATATAAGCATTATTATCACTTGCGCAAAAGAATGACCAACATATTAATGATTTTAAAATTGAAAAAAAGTCAAAAATAACCAAGTTTTCAACTTATAAATTAAACAAATTCATTGTTAATTTAAAAACACAACAACAAATAATCGACATAAAATAAATTACACTATTTCACTGTTTTGTGTCTTTATTTGTTTAATTTTCCTACTTTAGGTTTTTCGTAAGAAATTAAAAATAAAAGATATAGGTTAAACGTGCTATATTTTCAAAACTTTTAAGAACCTCTTACCTATAACTCTGCACGCTAAAAACAAGGTGACAATAATGACTTAAATAAAGTATTTAATGCTAACGAATATACTTTTTATTAAAAAAACATTAGTAACAAACGGATATGAGAGGGAATTTAAAAAAATTCAATAAAACATACGTCCGCTATTGTAATAAACTTATTAATCTAAAAAAAATAATACTATGTCGCACCACTACTTAGTTCAACATCACTCATACTAAAATAAGTTTCTTACACACTTTCAAACCCTTAGCTCATAAAAACAAATTGACTCAATCTTGTTTTTATGAAAAATTTAACTATATTTGGTAAACCAAATTGGTAAACCAGTTTAAACAATATTCAAATTCGGACAATTTCACTCCTAATTTCGAACTCTTAAAAACAACAATTAAACTAATTTTAAAATCTACTAAAAAGACTCTATGAAAAACTAAAAAAAAGAAAAGAAAGAAGAAAAACAAACAAGCCAAGATATCTGTTGAATCACCACAAGAATCAACATATGTCTTATTATTTATTCTAAACTAATCTAATTTATTAAACTAATGAAAAAACACAAACGATTTAAAAAGGTTTACCTTTTATTATTAGCCTTTTGTTTTGCATTTACTGTAAATGCCCAACAAAAAACAATAACAGGAACAGTAACCTCGGAAACAGACAACCAGCCGTTACCTGGTGTTAATGTAATTGTAAAAGGGACAAACACAGGGGCTTCAACCGATTTTGATGGAAACTATTCTATAACTGTAGAAGGAACTAATTTAGAACTAAGCTTTAGTTATGTAGGTTTTGTTCAAAAAACAGTTACTGTTGGAACTCAATCTAAAATAAATGTAGCTTTATCCGAAGACGTAAGTGCTTTAGAAGAAGTAGTTGTTGTTGGATATGGTGCTCGTAAAAAGAGTGACATTACAGGAGCTGTATCATCAGTAAAAGCTGACGAACTAACAGCATTCCCTGTATTAGACGCAGCACAAGCACTTCAAGGACGTGCTGCAGGTGTTGTAGTACAATCTAATAATGGTGGTGAGCCAGGAGCTCCAATAAAAATCAAAATTAGAGGTACAACGTCTATTAGTGCAAACAGTTCACCTCTTATTGTTGTGGATGGTTTTGTAGGAGCTTCAATGCCTCAAGCTAATGATATTAAATCTTTAGAAGTTTTAAAAGATGCATCAGCAACAGCTATATACGGATCTAGGGGCTCTAACGGTGTAGTTTTAGTAACAACAAAAAAAGGTAGAAACGGAAAACTAACAGTAGAACTTAATTCTACATATGCAGTTCAAAATATCGCTAATAAATTAGATTTATTAAATGCAGATGAATTTACTGAATACCAAAAATTAAGAAATCCATCTTATGTGCAAGGAACAGCAGATACAGATTGGCAAGATTTAATATACAGATCTGGAAGTACAGCAAACCATCAACTATCTTTTTCAGGAGGATCGGACAAAATGAACTTCTATGCCTCTGGTAACTATTTTAATCAAGATGGTATAATTGTTAATTCTGGTTTTGAAAGAGCAACATTCTTAGCAAACTTAGATGCACAAGTAACTGATAAATTAAAATTAGGTTTAAACCTATTTGGTAGTCGTGGCACTAAAAACGGTGTTGCAACTCAATCTACTGGTTCTAACGGTGTTGGTGCAGGTGGTGATGATGTAATTTCTTTAGCAATGAGATTTGCACCAGACTTACCAGTTCAAGATGAATTAGGACACAATACGGTTAACTCTGTTGGTGATCAAGTTGATAATCCATATGCAGTTGCAACAGAAAGAGTAGATGAAACTAAAACAGATAACTTTAGAGCAAACTTCTATGCAAATTATGATATTTTAGAAGGTCTTACTTTTAAAACAACATTTGGTTTAAGCACGGAAAATGAAACTAACGGGACTTACAGTCCATCAACGTTAATAACAACAGCTTCATCTGAAGGAGGACGTGCAAACGTAACGAATGCAAAAAGAACAAATGTTTTAAGTGAAAATTACTTAACTTATAAAAAAGAATTAGGAAAAGGTGATTTAACTTTATTAGGTGGGGTTTCTTTTCAGAAAACAACTACTGAAGCATTTTCTGCTGCTGGTACAGGTTTCATCTCAGATAGCTTTTCTTTTTATGCTTTAGACAAAGCAACAGGCTTATTACAACCTGATTCTTCTTTATCAGAAACAGAAATACAATCTCAATTTGGAAGGGTAAATTATGATTATGATGATAAATATTTAATTACAGCAACAGTAAGACGTGATGGAGCTTCTAACTTCGCTGCCAATGAAAAATACGCTATTTTCCCTTCTGCAGCATTAGGTTGGAAAGTATCTAACGAGAACTTTTTAAAAGACAGTGAAACAGTTTCTAATTTAAAATTAAGAGTAAGTTATGGTGTTACAGGTAATCCATCAATTAGTCCTTACCAATCTTTAGCTCGATTCGCTAGTCTTTATGCTTCTAGCAACGGGCAAACCGTTAATGCTATTACACCAGACCAACCGGCTAACCCAGATTTAAAATGGGAATCTTCTTACCAAACAAATCTTGGTGTAGATTTAGGTTTATTTAATAGTAAAGTAACGCTTTCTTTAGATTATTACAATATTGATACTAAGGACTTAATCTTAGGAAACAATGGTATTCCAGAGTATTTCGGTAATGCAAATGATGAAATACTAACAAACCTTGGAGAGATTAACAATAAGGGATTTGAAATTTCTTTAAACACAAGAAATATTACTAACGATAACTTTAGCTGGTCTACAGATTTTAATCTTTCTGCTAACAAAAACAAAGTAGTAGCATTAATTAACGATGCTGATATATTTGGTGATGCTACTCCTAGTTATTTTAGCCACGATAGAAGTTATGTATTAAGAGTTGGAGAAGAAGTTGGTCTTTTCTGGGGTTATGATTATGCAGGTGTTTACCAAGGTGGAGCTTTACCAACAGGAACAGCAACTTTAGCTAGCGGTGTTGCAGGTGATCCATTATTTGTTGATTTAGATGGAAGTGGAGATATTTCAGAAGATGATAGAACAACGATAGGTAACCCCAATGCAGACTACACTTTTGGAATTACAAATAGCTTTTCTTATAAAAACTTAGACTTAAGCATCTTTTTTCAAGGTTCTCAAGGTGCAGACATTTTTAACTTAACTGATGTGCAGCTTAATAACGGTGACGCAAACACCACTAGAGACTATTTTAATAACGCTTGGACGGCTACAAATACTGATACAAACCAACCAAGAGTTGGAAACAACAGTAACAGAGAGATTTCTTCTCGCTTTGTTGAAGATGGAAGTTATATTAGATTAAAAAACATCGCACTTGGTTATAACATACCAACAGATGTTATTTCTAAATTAGGATTAGAAAGAGTAAGAGTATCTGTAAGTGCACAGAACCTATTAACATTCACAAATTATTCAGGTTTAGATCCTGAGGTAAACTATTTCGGTTCTGCGGGAGACAACAATACTTCTTCAAATACCGTTCAAGGTTTTGATTTTGGAAATTACCCAACAGTAAGATCTGTAAACTTCAGCCTTAATGTGAAATTTTAATCAATAATAAAAAAAATAAAAAACATGAAAACATATAAATATTTATTCTTGTTATTGATGAGTTTATCAATAGTTGGATGTTCAGATTTAGAAGAAGAGCCAGTAGGACTATTATCTCCAGACGGATTCTTCCAATCTACAAATGATATACAAACTGCAGTTGACGGTGCTTTAACACATGCTATCAATGAAAAGTTTTGGGGAAGAAAATTATCTATTGCTTTAATGTTACGTTCTGACATGGTTGACCTTGCATCAGACGAAACAAGAAGGGTTGAGATGAACGAATTAACCACACTAGGTAGTAACGGGATGATTAGTGAATTTTGGCCTAAAACCTACCAAGGTATTGCAGCTGCAAACCTTGCTATTGCCGGAGCAGAATCTGTAGGCGCAGAAGATGCTATTAAAAACCCAGTAGTAGCACAAGCATATTTCATAAGAGCTTTTTACTATTTTCACTTAGTAAGACAATTTGGATCTGTTCCATACATAGATGAACCAATTACAGACGCAGCAGCATCTGCAGCTATAAGCAGCACACCTGTAGCAGAAATATATGAGAACATTATTGCAGATTTAGAGTTTGCAAAAACATGGTTACCTAACACAACTCTATCTAGAGCTATCCCATCTAAAGCAGCAGCTAGCTCATATTTATCGTTAGTATATTTAACAATGGCAGGAACAAGTGATTCTGCTAATTTCAAAAAAGCTTTCGACGAAGCCTCAGAGGTTATTGCTCGCGCTGAAAACGGTACTTATAGCTTAGGTTTAGATCCTGATTATCAAACTTTATTTGATGCGACTAAAATAGACGCTTCTATTGAGCCTATTTTTGCTTTAGATTATAATAACTTTGAAGCTCCTGATAATGCTTACGATCAAATAGCTCCAATGACAGGTATTAGAGGAAGTGACACAAACGGTGGTGGCTGGTCTGTTGCTGTTCCAGCACTTGCAGTTTATGAAACTTGGAACTCTGAAGATTACAGAAGAGCTGTTAGTATGGATGATTTTTCATATTTTGGTGGTGTAAAAGTAAATTATAACGATTGCCCTAGCATTGATTCAGAAGGAAATCCTACAGGTTGGTATACTGATGCAGATGGTACATGTGTACAATTAGAAGATGATACTAACAATGACGGAATTGGTGATTCTGGAGAAGAAATACCTGCTGGTGGTTATGTATCTGCTGGACCTCATAAATTTGCTAAAAACAGACCTTACGTAGCAAAGTATACACGTTACCCAGGACCTTTTGCTCGTGGAAACGGTAGAGCAACTAGCCATAATTATTCAATGATTCGCTATGCAGAAGTATTATTAATTGCTGCAGAAGCAGCCGTTGAATTAAATGATGATATATCTGCTGTAAAATATATAAATGCCGTAAGATCTAGAGCTAGATCTGGTGGAGCATGGTTAAGCACAGCATCAAGTTTAGTTCCTGCAGATCACTCAGGAGGAGTTACTGTTGATGATGTATTAGAAGAACGTAGATTAGAACTTGCATTCGAAGGTAAAAGATGGTATGATATTGCTAGAAGAAAAATAGGAGATCAAGTTTTTAGTGCTTCTGGTTTAGAAGGTGCAAAAGCTAACTTTTCTTCGGACGACTATTTAATGCCAATCCCTGAAGATGAATTAGAAAGAAACCCTAATTTATAAATGCATTGGTAATAAATTTTAAATTACACAAAGCTAGCTAATAGCTTATAGTTTTCAATCTTGGGCTTACCAAATTAAAAATGTAAACCCAAGATTACTAACAAATAGAAAAAAACAGATTCAAAATAATATTCAATACAACCTGAATATTATTTTGAATCTGTTTTTTTATTTAAAATGGTTTCTCTAAAATCATAAATATCAATTCTACATCCATTATATTATTTTTTTTATATTGTAAAAACAATACACTCAATAATACGTTTAACAAATTGACCTAACTATTATAGTTGTAATGTTGAGTTTAATTATTATATATTTATATGTAATTTAATAAAAATGAACACAAAAATTCTATTTCTAGCAATTACACTTACAACGTTAAGCTGTAAAAACAAAACAGAGGTCCAAACCAATAAATCCCAACATGGCTCAGTCCCATTAGAAAAGCGCTACAAAGATCTACTTCAATACAACCTAGATTCTTTGGCATTTCCGCGTAGCTTAAACATAAAAACTAATACTATAAAAACAATACTATCAAAAGATTGGTGTAGTGGCTTCTTCCCTGGTAACCTTTGGCAAATTTATGAACTAACAGAAAATGAAGCTTATAAAAACAAAGCCAAACAATGGACAGCTTTTGTTGAAAAAGAAAAAACCAATAACCGCACGCACGATATGGGTTTCAAAATTTTCTGTAGTTTCGGAAATGGATTAAAACATGAAGAAAACGAAGAGTACAAAAAAGTTATAGTTGAAAGCGCAAAAACATTAAGCACACGTTTTAATGAACATATAAGCAGTATCCGCTCGTGGGATTTCAACAAAAATGTTTGGCAATTTCCAGTCATTATAGATAATATGATGAATTTAGAATTACTGTTTGAAGCTACTAAAATCTCCAAAGACAGCTCTTACTATAATCTTGCGGTTAAACACGCTAATACCACGCTAAAAAATCATTTTAGACCAGATAATAGTTGTTATCACGTAGTAGATTATGATACTATTTCGTTTCAACCAAGAATGAAGGTAACACACCAAGGTTTTAATAATGAATCCTCTTGGTCACGAGGACAAGGTTGGGCAATTTACGGTTACACCATGGCATATAGATACACCAAGGATAAACGATACTTAAACCAAGCAGAAGCCACCGCTAATTTCTTTATAAATCATAAAAACTTACCTGAAGACGGGATTCCATATTGGGATTTTAACGATCCTTCAATTCCAAACGCACCAAGAGATGTTTCAGCAGGAGCAATTGTTTCCTCTGCTTTGGTTGAATTATACGGATATACAAATAACGAGACCTATTTAAATTATAGCAAAAAGGTAGTAAATAGCCTCAAATCTAAGAACTATCTTCTAAATGAAGACATTGAAGCTCCATTCATTTTAGATCATAGCACAGGTAATTGGCCGAAAAATGATGAAGTAGATGAACCTATTGTGTATGGTGATTATTACTTTTTAGAAACGTTACTTCGATTAAAAACTTTAAGAAAAAAAATAGACTAAATTTTAATTGAAATCACTTTACCATGTTTTATTGGAACTTCCTTATTTATATTGTTAGCTTTCAATGAAACATTTACTGTTTGATTAGCCAATGATTGGATAGACAACTCTGCATCTGTAACTTTTACAAACACATCTGTAATTTCAGAAAACTCAATTTTAAATTTATTTAACTCTAAGGATTTTACCGAAAAAAAGACAGTTTCATTTCCTTCAGCAAAACTTGACGCCTAATGTCCCGTAACCTTATAACAGCCTATAATCGAGCAACAAATAACGTACTGGACAATTAAACAAATTAGAATGCTAATAACACTAATTTAATTATTAAATGTCGTCATTTTTATTTATCTCAGAGGTATGGCAAAACCCCAAGAATTTCAAATAACAGAGAGTTAATTACACTCCGAAAACAACAACCAAATTTTAGGCTCGAAAAAAGGATTATTTAGCTATTAGCATTACAGAAAAAAAGATTCAAGACTAGAAATGAGCTCTCAGAATATTTAAACATAAGCCCTAGAACGCAAGAACGTTGGACAAAAGAGTATATTACCAATGGTTTGCAAGTAACAGATAAACAAAAAGTCTAAAATCACCACAAAAGAGATTCACGATGGGCTTTCAAAACGTTTAAATTCAAACGCGCATGGTTTCTTAGGCTATTGGGATGCACAACAATGGGTCTTATCACAATATAATGTTGATGTTAAATACCATTTATTGAGGCAATACTTAATAAAGCATTTTAAAACAAAGCTTAAAAGTCCTAGAAAATCTCATTATAAAAAAGACGACCAAGCAGTAAATACTTTTTTAAAAACCACCTAATACCTTAAAATATAATAGATTAAGTCTAAATAAATATAAGTGTAGTGATATAAATCTATATTTTCAAGATGAAGCTAAGTTTGGTATGATGACCCATCTAAGAAAATATCTAACCGCATCTGGAATAAAGCGTATTGTTTCCTACCTACAAGTTTTAAAACTATATACTTATATGGCAGTTATTCGCCTATAAATGGTGATATTTTGTATGGGAAATTAATGGAGTAGACACTATTATTTTTGAAACATACTTAAAACAATTTTCCTTATACAAGCCAGAAGGGTTTAAAATTGTAATTATACACAATGCAGGGTTCCATTCAACAAAAAACATAGAGGAACCTGAATATATATATTCAGAATACCTCCATATTCCCCTGAACTAAACCATTGCGAACAAATATGTCAATACATGAAGCAACGTTATAAAAATCAGCGATTTCAATCTATGGAAGACTTAAGGACCTGGCTACACGAATCTGTCAATAATATGAGTCGAAAAACTATTAAATCAATTACCGGAAACCATCATTATTTAAATGCTTTTATAGCGACATTATAAAATGAAATTGGTGTTAAACATCAATTCTTCATAATTTAGTATGCCCTTGACACTCTTCTTTTTTTATTAAATGGTTGAAATAATTGACTTATTTTCTTAAAGGAATTGCAATATTTGGATAATCTGTAATAATACCATCAACGCCTATTTTAAGTAAATTAATCATATCCTCTTTTTTATTTACGGTCCAAGGAATTATTTTCAGATTATTATTATTATTATTATGTATCATTTCAACTTCATTTTTATTCAATAGAATGTAATATGGGCTGTATATTTCTGGTACAAAACTTAACATTTTCATATTCGTTTCAAAATCATTTTGATACGTTAAAAATGCCAAAATAAATGCTGGATATGTTTTATGAATATATTCTAAAACTCTTGAATCAAAACTTTGTATCGTTATTCTTTCTAACGGTAATTTCGCGTTTTTTAATTGCTCAATTACAAGATCAGAAAATTCAGCAACAGAAGGTTGAAATCCGTTTTTTTCGTCTGTTGGTGTACTTTTAAGTTCAATATTGTAACGAATTTTATTATTTTCCGCTTCAGCAAAAGCGATAACTTCAGACAATAATGGTTTATAAGTTTTTTCTTTTTCCTGCAATAAAAACTTCGGATTTCCAATAGAACCAACATCGTAACTCTTTATCTTTTTGTATTTATTTTTATAAATATTAAAAGCCAAAGCATCTTCTTTTGTGATATTTTTTCCTTTTGAATCTAAAGTAACCTCATCATTTAACCAAGGCTCATGAGAAACAACTACCTTGTTATCTTTACTAATAACCACATCTAATTCTAACGTGTTGACACCTAAAGCTAATGCTTTTTCAAAAGCTTGAATGGTGTTTTCTGGAGCTAAACCTCTAGCACCTCTATGACCTTGTAAATCAAAACTATATTTTTGTTGTTTCTCTAAAATGACATCGTCTATAAAAGCCACTGTTTGATTGTATACATTTCGCCTATCTTTAGACCTTAAATCGCAACCTATAACATGATTTCCTGCTTCTGGAAAAGCTTTTTTTACTTTTTTATTTTCCGGAGTTCCTAAACTATCAAACATTTTTAAAATTGCCGGAACAGAAACAACTTGATCTTGCTCTTCTTCATTTTTATAATAATAACCAACAAATGTAGGCGTTTTTACTTTTGAAAAAGTTTGAGGTGTCATGGTCTTTATAATCATCTTAATTAAAGCTTCATATCCATCTACATGATAAATTGTAGACCAGTATTTTGCTTCTTCTTCCGGTCTCGTTTGTTTTATAATTTCACTTCCTTTGTTCATTTTTATAAATCCTGCTTTACCTTCTGGCGTAACAATTGTTTTAAAAGCAGGATTTATAAGATCTATAAAAGGAGAATACATGATTAATCCTGCAATAGAACTATCTTCTGAAGCTAACTTTAAACTTAAAGATCCACCTGTAGAAGTACTTACTAGAATTACTTTTTCACCAATTAATTTCCCGATAGATAACGCTTCCTTTGCTGTTTCTAAATAATTTTCTGGAGTTAAATCTTTAAAACTATCCGCTCTTTTAATACCGTGCTCTTTTAAACGTGACATGTAAACATTAGCATTATATCTTTTAGAAAGTTTACTCATAATGGGTTCTCCTTCTCTACTACTTGCACCAAAACCATGTAAGTACACAAATGCTATTGGAGATTGTTTTTCTTTGTAGTTTTCTGACCAAATAATTCTGGCTTGATTGTTCGGCTTTATATTTTTAGTGTTGCT from Algibacter sp. L1A34 includes these protein-coding regions:
- a CDS encoding glycoside hydrolase family 88 protein; this encodes MNTKILFLAITLTTLSCKNKTEVQTNKSQHGSVPLEKRYKDLLQYNLDSLAFPRSLNIKTNTIKTILSKDWCSGFFPGNLWQIYELTENEAYKNKAKQWTAFVEKEKTNNRTHDMGFKIFCSFGNGLKHEENEEYKKVIVESAKTLSTRFNEHISSIRSWDFNKNVWQFPVIIDNMMNLELLFEATKISKDSSYYNLAVKHANTTLKNHFRPDNSCYHVVDYDTISFQPRMKVTHQGFNNESSWSRGQGWAIYGYTMAYRYTKDKRYLNQAEATANFFINHKNLPEDGIPYWDFNDPSIPNAPRDVSAGAIVSSALVELYGYTNNETYLNYSKKVVNSLKSKNYLLNEDIEAPFILDHSTGNWPKNDEVDEPIVYGDYYFLETLLRLKTLRKKID
- a CDS encoding glycerophosphodiester phosphodiesterase family protein, translated to MQKTFFTFIFLITFGFVIKAQEIQSVKNIENIVNAKESNTKNIKPNNQARIIWSENYKEKQSPIAFVYLHGFGASSREGEPIMSKLSKRYNANVYMSRLKEHGIKRADSFKDLTPENYLETAKEALSIGKLIGEKVILVSTSTGGSLSLKLASEDSSIAGLIMYSPFIDLINPAFKTIVTPEGKAGFIKMNKGSEIIKQTRPEEEAKYWSTIYHVDGYEALIKMIIKTMTPQTFSKVKTPTFVGYYYKNEEEQDQVVSVPAILKMFDSLGTPENKKVKKAFPEAGNHVIGCDLRSKDRRNVYNQTVAFIDDVILEKQQKYSFDLQGHRGARGLAPENTIQAFEKALALGVNTLELDVVISKDNKVVVSHEPWLNDEVTLDSKGKNITKEDALAFNIYKNKYKKIKSYDVGSIGNPKFLLQEKEKTYKPLLSEVIAFAEAENNKIRYNIELKSTPTDEKNGFQPSVAEFSDLVIEQLKNAKLPLERITIQSFDSRVLEYIHKTYPAFILAFLTYQNDFETNMKMLSFVPEIYSPYYILLNKNEVEMIHNNNNNNLKIIPWTVNKKEDMINLLKIGVDGIITDYPNIAIPLRK
- a CDS encoding RagB/SusD family nutrient uptake outer membrane protein, which codes for MKTYKYLFLLLMSLSIVGCSDLEEEPVGLLSPDGFFQSTNDIQTAVDGALTHAINEKFWGRKLSIALMLRSDMVDLASDETRRVEMNELTTLGSNGMISEFWPKTYQGIAAANLAIAGAESVGAEDAIKNPVVAQAYFIRAFYYFHLVRQFGSVPYIDEPITDAAASAAISSTPVAEIYENIIADLEFAKTWLPNTTLSRAIPSKAAASSYLSLVYLTMAGTSDSANFKKAFDEASEVIARAENGTYSLGLDPDYQTLFDATKIDASIEPIFALDYNNFEAPDNAYDQIAPMTGIRGSDTNGGGWSVAVPALAVYETWNSEDYRRAVSMDDFSYFGGVKVNYNDCPSIDSEGNPTGWYTDADGTCVQLEDDTNNDGIGDSGEEIPAGGYVSAGPHKFAKNRPYVAKYTRYPGPFARGNGRATSHNYSMIRYAEVLLIAAEAAVELNDDISAVKYINAVRSRARSGGAWLSTASSLVPADHSGGVTVDDVLEERRLELAFEGKRWYDIARRKIGDQVFSASGLEGAKANFSSDDYLMPIPEDELERNPNL
- a CDS encoding SusC/RagA family TonB-linked outer membrane protein is translated as MKKHKRFKKVYLLLLAFCFAFTVNAQQKTITGTVTSETDNQPLPGVNVIVKGTNTGASTDFDGNYSITVEGTNLELSFSYVGFVQKTVTVGTQSKINVALSEDVSALEEVVVVGYGARKKSDITGAVSSVKADELTAFPVLDAAQALQGRAAGVVVQSNNGGEPGAPIKIKIRGTTSISANSSPLIVVDGFVGASMPQANDIKSLEVLKDASATAIYGSRGSNGVVLVTTKKGRNGKLTVELNSTYAVQNIANKLDLLNADEFTEYQKLRNPSYVQGTADTDWQDLIYRSGSTANHQLSFSGGSDKMNFYASGNYFNQDGIIVNSGFERATFLANLDAQVTDKLKLGLNLFGSRGTKNGVATQSTGSNGVGAGGDDVISLAMRFAPDLPVQDELGHNTVNSVGDQVDNPYAVATERVDETKTDNFRANFYANYDILEGLTFKTTFGLSTENETNGTYSPSTLITTASSEGGRANVTNAKRTNVLSENYLTYKKELGKGDLTLLGGVSFQKTTTEAFSAAGTGFISDSFSFYALDKATGLLQPDSSLSETEIQSQFGRVNYDYDDKYLITATVRRDGASNFAANEKYAIFPSAALGWKVSNENFLKDSETVSNLKLRVSYGVTGNPSISPYQSLARFASLYASSNGQTVNAITPDQPANPDLKWESSYQTNLGVDLGLFNSKVTLSLDYYNIDTKDLILGNNGIPEYFGNANDEILTNLGEINNKGFEISLNTRNITNDNFSWSTDFNLSANKNKVVALINDADIFGDATPSYFSHDRSYVLRVGEEVGLFWGYDYAGVYQGGALPTGTATLASGVAGDPLFVDLDGSGDISEDDRTTIGNPNADYTFGITNSFSYKNLDLSIFFQGSQGADIFNLTDVQLNNGDANTTRDYFNNAWTATNTDTNQPRVGNNSNREISSRFVEDGSYIRLKNIALGYNIPTDVISKLGLERVRVSVSAQNLLTFTNYSGLDPEVNYFGSAGDNNTSSNTVQGFDFGNYPTVRSVNFSLNVKF